A DNA window from Loxodonta africana isolate mLoxAfr1 chromosome 7, mLoxAfr1.hap2, whole genome shotgun sequence contains the following coding sequences:
- the LOC100675061 gene encoding olfactory receptor 8K3-like, translating into MDTHNLTALNEFILTGITDHSELQAPLFGLFLIIYMISVVGNLGIIILTKMDSKLQTPMYFFLRHLAITDLGYSTTVGPKMLVDFVVDENTISYYFCAAQLAFFILFITSEIFILSAMSYDRYVAICNPLLYTAIMSQRTCWVLVAITYLYSIFVSLLVTIKIFNLSFCDYNVISHFYCDSNPLLTLLCSSTHEIQLIILILTSFDLISSLLIVLVSYLLILVVILRMNSAVGRHKAFSTCGSHLTVVVVFYGTLIFMYMQPKSSDSLNTDKVASIFYTLVNPILNPLIYSLRNKDVKYALVKTWEKISKIFSKV; encoded by the coding sequence ATGGACACACACAATCTGACAGCACTGAATGAATTCATTCTGACGGGAATCACAGACCACTCAGAGCTACAGGCGCCATTGTTCGGGTTGTTCCTCATCATCTACATGATCTCAGTGGTGGGCAACTtgggcatcatcatcctcaccaagatGGACTCAAAGCTACAaactcccatgtacttttttctcagacacctggctatcactgatcttgGTTATTCAACAACTGTGGGACCCAAAATGTTAGTAGATTTTGTTGTGGATGAAAATACAatctcctattatttttgtgctGCACAACTAGCTTTCTTTATTCTGTTCATAACTAGTGAAATTTTCATTCTATCAgcaatgtcctatgaccgctatgtggccatctgtaaccctctgctctacacagcCATCATGTCACAAAGGACTTGTTGGGTGCTGGTGGCAATAACCTATCTCTACAGCATATTTGTTTCTCTTTTGGTcaccataaagatttttaatttatccttctgTGACTACAATGTCATCAGTCATTTCTACTGTGACAGTAACCCCTTGTTAACTTTGCTCTGCTCAAGCACACATGAAATTCAATTGATCATTCTCATCTTAACATCTTTTGATTTGATTTCATCCCTCCTAATAGTTCTTGTTTCTTACCTACTCATTCTTGTAGTCATTCTCAGGATGAACTCAGCTGTGGGCaggcacaaggccttctccacctgtggatcccacctgaccgtggtggtagtgttctatgggactttaatATTTATGTACATGCAGCCCAAGTCCAGTGATTCCCTTAATACTGATAAAGTGGCTTCCATATTTTACACCCTGGTTAACCCTATATTGAATCCCTTAATTTATAGCTTaaggaacaaagatgtaaaatatgCCCTAGTTAAGACAtgggaaaaaataagcaaaatattttctaaagtttGA
- the LOC100669726 gene encoding olfactory receptor 8K3-like, which produces MEKHNLTVLNEFILMGITDHPELQAPLFGLFLIIYMISVVGNLGIIILTKMDSRLQTPMYFFLRHLAITDLGYSTAVGPKMLVNFAVDENTISYYFCATQLAFFLLFINGELFILSAMSYDRYVAICNPLLYTAIMSQRVCQALVAILYLYCTFASLLVTIKIFNLSFCGHNAISHFYCDTNPLLFLLCSNKHEIQLITLILASIDLITSLLIVLVSYLFVFVAILRMNSAVGRHKAFSTCGSHLTMVVVFYGTLIFTYMQPKSSHSFDTDKVASIFYTLVIPMLNPLINSLRNKDVKYALHRTWKKICNIFSTV; this is translated from the coding sequence ATGGAAAAACACAATCTAACAGTGCTGAATGAATTCATTCTTATGGGAATCACAGACCACCCAGAGCTGCAGGCTCCATTGTTCGGGCTGTTCCTCATCATCTACATGATCTCAGTAGTGGGCAACTtgggcatcatcatcctcaccaagatggactccaggctacaaactcccatgtacttttttctcagacacctggctatcactgatcttgGTTATTCAACAGCTGTGGGACCCAAAATGCTAGTCAATTTTGCTGTGGATGAAAATACAatctcctattatttttgtgctaCACAGCTAGCTTTCTTTCTCTTGTTCATAAATGGTGAACTTTTTATTCTGTCAGCAATGTCCTATGACCGTTATGTAGCCAtctgtaaccctctgctctacacagcCATCATGTCACAAAGGGTGTGTCAGGCCCTGGTGGCAATCCTCTATCTTTATTGCACATTTGCTTCTCTTCTAGTTaccataaaaatttttaatttatccttctgTGGCCACAATGCCATCAGTCATTTCTACTGTGACACTAATCCCTTGTTATTTTTGCTCTGCTCAAACAAACATGAAATTCAATTGATCACCCTCATCTTAGCATCAATTGATTTGATTACATCTCTTTTAATAGTTCTTGTTTCTTACCTGTTCGTTTTTGTGGCCATTCTCAGGATGAACTCAGCTGTGGGCAGGcacaaagccttctccacctgtggatcccacCTAACCATGGTGGTTgtgttctatgggactttaatcTTTACGTACATGCAGCCCAAGTCCAGTCATTCCTTTGACACTGATAAAGTGGCTTCCATATTTTACACCCTGGTTATTCCCATGTTGAATCCCTTAATTAATAgcttgaggaacaaagatgtaaaatatgCCCTACATAggacatggaaaaaaatatgcaaCATCTTTTCTACAGTTTGA